The Canis lupus familiaris isolate Mischka breed German Shepherd chromosome X, alternate assembly UU_Cfam_GSD_1.0, whole genome shotgun sequence genome has a segment encoding these proteins:
- the LOC102153776 gene encoding uncharacterized protein LOC102153776 produces the protein MLLSPALHCRSTSIRLFPVELPLHRLVRVSPKHVLPAIYFCTFHQRNWKALSIECYPHLKGLEFGPNSMICSGPTKVSYPAVTVQGADVRGHLPCAGARPLMQRTQGWTRCGVGPLQTRKIAGSKQRTAIIRDGRCQNPGTNQWLFAPLLRPLRFLLPDVQSSGWPRTCLLAAHPRDWRSGSAWPLQPSRAGLGTLGTRRCDQRWLWWRQAPPRPARHWPSPPSAGWALPRGEAGSQHLVLGLSHPGPGPGPGSDNYLLFFLGPWQLDKKGTVRGICMAQWLSICLWLRSCSGVLGSRPALGSSAGNLLLPLPMSLPLSVSLMNK, from the exons gttATTTCCAGTTGAACTTCCTCTTCACAGGCTTGTGAGAGTATCCCCCAAACATGTCTTGCCTGCCATCTATTTTTGCACTTTTCATCAGAGAAACTGGAAAGCCTTATCCATAGAATGTTATCCACATCTCAAGGGGCTTGAGTTTGGGCCTAACTCCATGATTTGTTCTGGGCCAACGAAAGTTTCTTATCCAG CTGTCACAGTTCAAGGCGCAGACGTTCGTGGGCACCTACCCTGCGCAGGAGCCAGGCCCCTGATGCAGAGGACACAGGGATGGACGAGATGCGGGGTCGGCCCTCTCCAGACTCGCAAAATAGCAGGGAGCAAACAACGCACAGCTATAATACGCGACGGAAGATGTCAGAATCCAGGAACAAATCAATGGCTTTTTGCTCCGCTGCTGCGGCCACTCCGGTTCCTCCTGCCAGACGTGCAGTCGTCGGGCTGGCCGCGCACCTGCCTGCTGGCCGCGCACCCCCGGGACTGGAGAAGCGGCTCTGCATGGCCACTGCAGCCGTCccgggcagggctggggacctTGGGGACCCGACGGTGCGACCAGCGTTGGCTTTGGTGGCGCCAGGCTCCGCCCCGCCCTGCGCGCCACTGGCCGTCTCCTCCGTCTGCGGGGTGGGCACTCCCgcggggagaagcaggttcacaGCACTTGGTTCTTGGACTTTCTCACCCAGGACCTGGACCTGGGCCGGGATCGgataattatcttctttttttccttggaCCCTGGCAGCTGGACAAGAAAGGGACAGTCAGgggcatctgcatggctcagtggttgagcatctgcctttggctcaggtcgtgctccggggttctgggatcaagacccgcacTGGGCTCCTCtgcagggaatttgcttctccctctgcctatgtctctgcctctctctgtgtctctcatgaataaataa